GCTGCTGCAACCTCCGGCTGCCTGGTTCACCTGGTTGAGGTTGGAGTTGGCCTTGATTGGTATGGCCTTGGTCTTGTCAGGGATCGTCTTCTTCTTCGCATGGAATTGGCAGGGCATGGGCCGATTTGAAAAACTGGGTCTGATTCAAGGGGCTCTGCTGCTTTGTGTTTTAACCGCCTTGAAGCTGGGCCTGCGTGAACTGGGAGGTCGTCTGATGATGTTGGCGGCGGTGGTGATGACAGGCGTTTTCCTGGCCGTCTTTGGGCAGATTTACCAGACCGGAGCGGATGCTTATCAACTCTTTACCGGATGGGCCGCGCTGACATTGATTGGGGTACTAGCGACTGGCTTTGAAGGTCTATGGGCCCTCTGGTTGGTGATCCTACAGGTAGGGATCGTGTTGTTTTGGAGTCAAGTCGCAGGCCCGGCCTGGAAGTGGACGGAAGACGCTGCGCTCATGTCTCTGGCCGCAGTCAACTTGGTTGCCCTTTTTGTTCGCGAGTGGGTGAATCCACCCGGAAGCAGAGCTTGGCTGCGCACGCTTTTGGTAGCGGCAGTTCTCGTGCTTTTCATCATACCGGCTTTGACCTTTGTCTTCTCAGGAGCTGGTGAGCATGCTTATCGCGTGGCTTATTTACCCGCTTGGATGCTGATCACTGCAGCAGGGTATCTTTACTTCCGTTTCCGGCGGCGAGATTTCACCTGTGTCGCTTTGGTGTGTGCCAATGCGGCGGTGTTTGCCGTGAGTGTCATCGGTCGTGGGATCGTCGAGCTCGATGACGATTTCGCCTTCTTTTTACTCTCTATCATTGTGGTCGCCGCGACAGCGGGGCTGACGGTCTGGCTGGCCCACGAATACAAATCCATGAAGCACCTCTCCCGATGAAGACTCCTAACCTCACTTGGCGTGAACTCGCGGAACGTGTGCCGTCTCTGATGCCGACGGAGTCCTTGCATCAGCAACTCCAGGCTCTGCATGCGCAGGAGGAGAAGCCATGGATCGTGACCTTTTTCAGTGGGGTGGGCGCGTGGTTTTCAGCGCTCTTCCTGCTGCCCTTTTTAGCGATGACTGGTGCGTTCAATAGCGTTCCGGGTAGTGCTGTGGTGGGGCTCATGCTCTTGGGTGCGGCGATTGCGGTCAGCCGCAGTTCGACCCATGTGTTTCCCAGTCAGCTCGCCTTGAGCCTGCTTTTAGCCGGGCATGCAATGATCCATGCCGGGGTGGCCATGTCTCTGGATTCCGAAAAGCTTTTCTTTGAGTCGCTGACGATCACACAGGTGATCTTGGCTGCGGTGACCTGCATCTTGTTTCGGGGTATCACAGGCCGTTTTTTGAGTCTGGTGGCTGTGCCTGCCTGCGCCGCGACGTGGCTGATCGTTCTTCAGCAGCCGCATGGGCTACACGGGATCATCGCATTTCTCGCCGTTGCCACCGGCTTTCTCTGGACCTGGAAGGGACGTCCCGACGTTCTCGATGTCGTCGCGTGGGCGGCGATCTTGTCCCTGCCCTGTGTGGTTCTGCTCATCGAGTTGCTCCATGGCATCACATGGTGGCAGATGTCATCGACACCGCTGTGGCCTTCCAGCCTCATGCTGGGTGCGATCTTGCTCTGGCTTGTGGCAGATCAGCATGGGGGCCTAGCTGTTTGGTCACGCCCCTGGTTTATGGGCTTTGCAGTTGTGGTGGTGATCATCGCAGCGTTGGGGGCTGTCGGCGTGCTGGTAGCGATGCTGCTCCTCTACATGGCCCGCAGTCGGGATGAGCCTGGTCTATCGGTGATCGGGCACTTGTTCCTCACCGGCTTCCTGGTGCTGTTTTATTATGCCCTCAACATCAGCCTAGCAGAGAAATCACTGCTGGTGACTGGCAGTGGTGTTTTGTTCCTGCTGCTTCGTCAAATGTTAGGCCGATCTGAAACTTTATCCTCATCCACGGAGGCTGTGTCATGAAAAACGCGGTTGTCATTCTCTGGGCGCTTCTGCTGCTCGGGGCCTTGAATTTCCTCATTTGGCAGAAGGAGAAAACGGTGGCTGAGGGCCGCACCGTCTTGCTGGAACTGGCTCCGCGCGATCCGCGATCTCTCATGCAGGGGGATTACATGGTGCTGCGTTACAAACTGGCATCAGAGATCAAAGAAGCGCCGAAAGCCAGCGGGCTCCTCGTGCTGAAGCTCGATGATCGCGGGGTAGGCACCGGACTGCGTCTGCATCAGGACGGTGACCTGGCCGCAGATGAACAGCTTTTGGTTTATCGAGATCGCGAGGGTATTCAGATCGGGGCGGAGTCTTTCTTTTTTCAGGAACGACAAGCCAAGCTTTATGATAACGCTCGGTATGGGGAGCTGAAAGTGGACCCCAATGGGAATAGCGTGCTCATCGGCTTGCGAGACAAGGATTTGAATCTCCTCGGGGTGCCGGTGATTCGCTGAAGACCTCTTTTTTTAGCAGACCGCGACCAGCCTTTTGAGGTAAGGTTTCATCTCGGATGAAATTCAGCCTTTTCCTCTGCACTTTTTCTCTGGTGTCCTTGGCCCTCTTCGCCCAGGCGGCCATCACTTCGGAGAACAACGCCCGCCTGCGCCAGGGTTTAAAGCAATACCCTGAAGCTGATACCAATGGGGATGGCCTACTCACCCTGGAGGAGGCCAAAGCCTTCCTCGCCAAACGAAAAGTTCTGAAGGGAGAGGTGACCCCGAAAGAGGGTGCCCTGAAGGCCGATGTGGTGGACGTGGCCTATGGCGCTCATGAGCGCAACAAGCTGGATCTCTATCTGGCCAAAGGCACGAGTGGCCCAACCCCGCTCGTCATCATGATTCACGGGGGTGGTTTCCGAAATGGTGATAAAAGCCGCTGGGCCAGTGATCAAACCACCAAGGAACTGCTGGAAAATGGCATCTCCTGTGCTGCGCTGAACTATCCCTTCCTGCCGGACAAACCGATCCAAGACATCCTGAGGGATTGTACCCGTGCCGTGCAGTTTTTGCGTGCGAACGCCGCCCAGTGGAATCTGGATAAGACTCGTTTTGCCTCCATGGGCGGCTCCGCAGGAGCAGGCACTTCCCTTTGGTTGGCCACGCGGGATGATCTGGCCGACCCAAAGGCGACAGACCCGATTCTCCGCGAATCGACCCGCCTGAGCTGTGCCGTCTGCAATGCCACCCAAGCCACCTACGATGTCTCGCGCTGGGAGTCCTTCATGGGCCCGGCCAAACCGGAATTCGGCAGTGAAACTGAGGCCGCGCTTTTTTATCACCTGCCTACTTTGGAAGCCATGCAGAGCGAGGCTGGCAAAGCGATCCTACGGGAGTGCGACATGCTCGCCTGGATCACCCCAGGCGATCCACCTTTGCTGGTGAATAACACCCAGGTGGTGGATGCGCCGCGCAATCGCGGTGAATGGCTGCACTGCATTCATCATGCCCGCGCCGTGCACAAACAATGCGAAGCCTCGGAGGTGGCGTGCATCGTTCTTCAGGATCAACCGGAGCCGAAGACTTCGACAACGCAGTTTCTGATGCAGCATCTTTTGCCGGCGAAGCAGGGATAAGAGTTCGCGGATCATTTTTCAACGCCCGGTGTGCTCCAGGAGTCTCTTGTTGGCCCAGACACGAAAGACTGGCCTGCCGTGTAGCGCAGATCCTGCTGACCGTGTGCGCCTTCGATCATGATGCGACGATTGATTTTCCTTCTTCCCCTGTTCGCAACCACTCTTGGTTATGCACAGCTCACCTCTGAAAATAACGAACGCCTGCGTCAGGGACTCAAGAAGTATCCGGCGGCTGATGCCGATAAGGATGGTATTCTGACCCTGGAAGAAGCTCGGGCTTACCTTGCAAAAAACAAAAAGTCAGAGGTGGTGAAACCGAAGCGGGGCTCGCCCAGACCGGACTTTGCCGAGGTGGCTTACGGTGAACACGAGCGCAATCGTTTGGACCTTTATCTAGCCAAGGGCATGCAAGGTCCGACACCGGTCGTGGTGCTGATCCATGGAGGTGGATTTAACCATGGCGACAAGAGCGAGTGGGTAAACGACAAAGCTCTCCAGGAACTGCTATCTCAGGGGGTATCTTGCGCGGCGATCAATTATCCGTTCATCGAGCACATGCCCATTCAGGACATCCTGCATCATTGCGCTCGATCGGTGCAGTTCCTGCGCAGTAAAGCGGACGAGTGGAATCTGGACAAAACCCGCTTTGCGGCCATGGGCGAATCGGCGGGAGCTGGAACCTCACTGTGGTTGGCGACTCGGGATGATCTGGCGGATCGGCGTTCAAAGGATCCGGTGCTTCGGGAGTCTTCGCGTCTCGTCTGTGCGGTCTGCAATGCCCCCCAGGCTACCTACGACATCTCGCGCTGGGAGGCCTTCCTGGGCCCTTCTAAACCCAAATACAGCACCCAGGGCACTGAGGCTGCCATGTTTTATCACTTGGCCTCCACTCAGGATTTCCTGACAGAGACCGGAAAGGCCATTCTGCGTGAATGCGACATGCTATCCTGGATCACCAAGGACGATCCGCCTCTGCTGCTGGGCAACTCCATTGTGGTGAAGGCACCGCGCAATCGCGGTCAGTGGCTGCACTGCATCCAGCATGCACGGGAGATCCGGAAAAAATGTGAGGAGGGTAATGTCTCTTGTATCGTCCTTCAGGACCAGCCGGAGATAAAGACCGACGCCGCTCAGTTCCTTTTGGTGAATTTGTTCCCCTCCATGTAGAAAGGCGGAAGCCATCACGGACTTCCGCCTTAATCATGCCCTGACTGGCACTCCGATCATTGTGCCCCTGCTGTCGGGCGGACGATGATTTCGTTCACATCCACATCGGCAGGTTGCGCGATGACGTAAGCCATGGCTCGGGCGATGGCATCGGGAGTGAGCGCCACCTTGCGGAACTCATGCATGGCTGCGCGGGTATCGGGATCGGAGATGGTATCGGCCAGTTCAGACTCCACAACGCCGGGGGAGATGATGGTCACACGCACGTCCTTATTCTCCAGTCGCAAGCCTTCAGAGATGGCACGCACGGCGAACTTGGTGCCGCTGTAAACCGCACAGGTCGGCCAGACCTGATGTCCACCGATGGAAGACAGATTGATGATGTGACCCTTCTTACGAGCCTGCATATCGGGCAGCACAGCTGCGATGCCATGGAGCACACCACGGATGTTCACATCGATCATGCGATTCCACTCATCCACCTTCAGTTCATGAAGGGGCGACAAGGGCATGACCCCGGCATTGTTGATGATCACATCCACCGGTCCGAATTTCTCTTTCGCGAAAGCGACGAAGTCCTGCATGTCTTGGAGGCTGGTCACATCCAGGGCCCGGAATTCCGCTTGCCCGCCCGCCGTGTGAATTTCGGTAGCCAGTTTTTGCAGACGATCGGTGCGGCGTGCGCCGAGAACCACACGATGCCCAAGAGAGGCGAGGTGACGTGCGGTAGCTTCGCCAATACCGCTGCTGGCTCCGGTGATGAGGATGGTTTGAGTCGTGTTCATAATGTTTGATGAATGAGTTGTTAGGTTTGAATGAGGGAAGGGATAAGATGGGCATTACAAAAACATGCCGCCTGATGCTTCGAGGCGTTGGGCATTCACCCAGCGGCCTTCTTCCGTGCAAAGAAAGACGACCACACCGCCGATATCATCGGGTTCGCCCACACGGCCCAGGGCCGTCTGAGAAGCGAGGAAGTCCTTCACGCCTGGGTGAGAGAAAGCCTCGGTGGTGAAATCTGTCGCGATGGCCCCAGGCGCGACGGCATTTGCCCGGATACCACGGCTCCCCAGTTCCTTGGCCAGATAACGGGTGAAGACTTCGATGGCACCTTTCATGGAGGCGTAGGCGGAATAACCAGGAACAGCGAAACGCGCCAGACCTGTGGACAGGTTGACGATGGCTCCGCCATCGGCCAGCAGAGGCAGTAGCTTCTGCGTCAGGAAGAAGACGCCTTTGAAGTGGATGTTGAAAAGCGCATCGAAGTTCTCTTCCGTGGTTTCAGCAAAGGGCGCTGAAGAATCAATGCCTGCGTTATTGATCAGGTAATGAAAGCTATCCTGAGCCCATTGGGTGCGCAGTGTTTCTTCGACGCTCTGGACAAAGGTTGGAAAGGCGGAAACGTCGGCCGCTTCAAAGGGGAGGGCGGCAGCTTGGCGCCCCAAGGTTTGGATCTCAGCGACGACGGCGAGGGCTTCCTCGCGGCGGCTGCGATAGGTGAGGATGACGTCCTTTCCGCTCTTGGCGAGCTGCAGGGCGATGTTACGACCAAGACCCCGACTGCCCCCGGTGACGAGAGCGATTTTAGTGTTCTGCGATTTCATAGAGGTGTGTGCGTTTAGGCGTTAGAAGTTCCTCAAAAGCTGATTTGGAACTGTGCTAACCCTGCCTCATCACCCCCCGAAAAAACAAGGCACGTTCATCTAGAATACTTGCCTGATTCTCTGAATGCATGGATATTTGGGAGTGTAAACGGCAAATCTATTGTCTGATCATCCTATGAAGAGGACCGTTAAAACCACCCTAGAGGCACCTGCTTTACCCGCCCGAAACTCTTCTCTAGCCGCGTTATTACGAGATCTCGTTCGCGAAGAAGGTTTTGGGGGATCGGCGTTGCCGGAGGTGCGGTTAATGTATTCCACAGAGACCTACCCCAGCGCCCCTGTATCCTATGAGCCGAGCATCGTCATCATCGCACAGGGGCGTAAACGGGGGCGGTTAGGCAACCGCGTCTTCACCTATGATCCCAGTAACTATCTTGTGCTGTCGCTGCCTTTGCCTTTCGAGTGTGAAACGATTGGCACTGTGGAAGAGCCCATGTTGGGAATGGCGGTGCGGGTCAGTCCCACCACCATCGCTGAGCTGCTTCTGGATATGGATACTCCTGCATCCTACCTGGAGCCAACAGGGCATGCCATTGACGCGATGCCTCTTACATCTGAAGTCCATGATGCGGCAGTTCGATTAGCCCGTTGTCTTCGTTCTCCTGTTGAGGCACGGATCCTCGGCCCGCAGATCATTCGCGAAATGACTTACTGGGCACTGCGTGGAGGTCAAGGTCCTGCGTTGCGAGCCTTAGCCAGTCCGCAGAGTAACTTCGGCCAGATCGCGCGAGCGCTTCGGCGTATGCATCTGGACTATGATCAAACGCTGGATGTTCCTTCGCTGGCTCGTGAGGCGGGGATGAGTGTCTCGACGTTTCATGCTAACTTCAAAGCGGTGACGGCCTATCCACCTCTGCGGTATCTCCAGACCATTCGTCTCCATAAGGCTCAGGTGATGATGGTGAATGGTGTGCCTGTCGCCGAGGCGGCGAATCGTGTAGGCTACGAAAGCCCTTCGCAATTCAGCCGCGAGTTCAAGCGCTTGTTCGGCGGCACACCGAAAGAGATCACTTCACGTTCTCGCGTAGCCTTGTCCATGTTTTCTTGAGTCGGAAAAACTGTCCAAAAAAGCTCGCTGAGGGCCTCATGTTGAGACTATCCTTTTCCCATGATGACCGATCGCCGCACTTTTATTTCCGCCGTTACTGCCGCTCTTGGAGGCTCTCTTTTTGCAGCTTCAGGAAAGGCGAAGACCGTTCTGCTTCAGTCGGCTTGGGATACCATCAATATCGGTGACATCGGCCACACGCCCGGCACGCTGCGCATCTTAGAAGAGCACCTACCGCAAGTGAATGTGGTGCTTTGGGCCATGAAACTGGATGAGCGTGTGGAAGCGATGCTGCGTCGTCGTTTTCCCAAGGTGAACATTGTGCGCGGAAGCCTGAAAGGAACCACCCTTGCCGACAAAGAAGTCCAGCAAGCCATCGCTTACTGCGATTTGTTCATTCGCAATTCCGGCATGGGCCAAGGCACAGACTACATGGAATACTGCCACAAGCTCGGCAAACCCTACGGCCTTTACGGCCAATCCTTTTTCCCCAGCATGGTGGAGGGAAAGGGTGCAGCGGAACGCATCGCACTGCTGGATGCAGCTGCCTTCATCTATTGCCGTGAAACCAAGACGCTGAACATCCTCAAGAACGCAGGGGTTAAAACACCCGTGCTCGAGTTTGGCCCCGACGGCTGTTTCGGCATTGATGTGCGCGATGATGAGCGCGGCCTCGCGACCCTGAAGAAATTGGGACTGGAGGACCGACAGTTCATCACGCTGCAACTGCGGACGCATACCGCCAAGCATGAAGGGGTGGATAACCCGCCGCTCAATCCCTTGCATCCGACACCTGAGATGATTGCTGACGATGAACGGCGCGCTGCGAAGTATCGTGATCTGGTGACGCGCTGGGTTCAGAAAACCGGCAAGAAAGTGCTCATCGCTCCCGAAGTGAAAAAGGAGATGGTGCATAACAAACGATTGATCTTCGATTTACTGCCTCCTGAGATTCAGACGAATGTGGTGAACCTGGAAGAGTTCTGGAATGCTGATGAAGCTGCCTCCGTTTTTGCTCGTGCCCATACCATCGTCTGTCACGAGCCTCATTCACCGATCATCGCACTGGCCAATGGTACACCGATCATCCATACCTATTCTGAGTTTCACAGCCCGAAATGCTGGATGTTCAAAGACATCGGCTTGAACGAGTGGTTACTGGAGTTTGATGAAACACCCGTCGAGACAATGGAGGAGACTCTGCTGACCATTGACGCCGATTATCCCGCCGCACT
Above is a window of Prosthecobacter debontii DNA encoding:
- a CDS encoding DUF4401 domain-containing protein, with product MKTPNLTWRELAERVPSLMPTESLHQQLQALHAQEEKPWIVTFFSGVGAWFSALFLLPFLAMTGAFNSVPGSAVVGLMLLGAAIAVSRSSTHVFPSQLALSLLLAGHAMIHAGVAMSLDSEKLFFESLTITQVILAAVTCILFRGITGRFLSLVAVPACAATWLIVLQQPHGLHGIIAFLAVATGFLWTWKGRPDVLDVVAWAAILSLPCVVLLIELLHGITWWQMSSTPLWPSSLMLGAILLWLVADQHGGLAVWSRPWFMGFAVVVVIIAALGAVGVLVAMLLLYMARSRDEPGLSVIGHLFLTGFLVLFYYALNISLAEKSLLVTGSGVLFLLLRQMLGRSETLSSSTEAVS
- a CDS encoding SDR family NAD(P)-dependent oxidoreductase; the protein is MKSQNTKIALVTGGSRGLGRNIALQLAKSGKDVILTYRSRREEALAVVAEIQTLGRQAAALPFEAADVSAFPTFVQSVEETLRTQWAQDSFHYLINNAGIDSSAPFAETTEENFDALFNIHFKGVFFLTQKLLPLLADGGAIVNLSTGLARFAVPGYSAYASMKGAIEVFTRYLAKELGSRGIRANAVAPGAIATDFTTEAFSHPGVKDFLASQTALGRVGEPDDIGGVVVFLCTEEGRWVNAQRLEASGGMFL
- a CDS encoding alpha/beta hydrolase yields the protein MKFSLFLCTFSLVSLALFAQAAITSENNARLRQGLKQYPEADTNGDGLLTLEEAKAFLAKRKVLKGEVTPKEGALKADVVDVAYGAHERNKLDLYLAKGTSGPTPLVIMIHGGGFRNGDKSRWASDQTTKELLENGISCAALNYPFLPDKPIQDILRDCTRAVQFLRANAAQWNLDKTRFASMGGSAGAGTSLWLATRDDLADPKATDPILRESTRLSCAVCNATQATYDVSRWESFMGPAKPEFGSETEAALFYHLPTLEAMQSEAGKAILRECDMLAWITPGDPPLLVNNTQVVDAPRNRGEWLHCIHHARAVHKQCEASEVACIVLQDQPEPKTSTTQFLMQHLLPAKQG
- a CDS encoding SDR family oxidoreductase, which codes for MNTTQTILITGASSGIGEATARHLASLGHRVVLGARRTDRLQKLATEIHTAGGQAEFRALDVTSLQDMQDFVAFAKEKFGPVDVIINNAGVMPLSPLHELKVDEWNRMIDVNIRGVLHGIAAVLPDMQARKKGHIINLSSIGGHQVWPTCAVYSGTKFAVRAISEGLRLENKDVRVTIISPGVVESELADTISDPDTRAAMHEFRKVALTPDAIARAMAYVIAQPADVDVNEIIVRPTAGAQ
- a CDS encoding polysaccharide pyruvyl transferase family protein — encoded protein: MMTDRRTFISAVTAALGGSLFAASGKAKTVLLQSAWDTINIGDIGHTPGTLRILEEHLPQVNVVLWAMKLDERVEAMLRRRFPKVNIVRGSLKGTTLADKEVQQAIAYCDLFIRNSGMGQGTDYMEYCHKLGKPYGLYGQSFFPSMVEGKGAAERIALLDAAAFIYCRETKTLNILKNAGVKTPVLEFGPDGCFGIDVRDDERGLATLKKLGLEDRQFITLQLRTHTAKHEGVDNPPLNPLHPTPEMIADDERRAAKYRDLVTRWVQKTGKKVLIAPEVKKEMVHNKRLIFDLLPPEIQTNVVNLEEFWNADEAASVFARAHTIVCHEPHSPIIALANGTPIIHTYSEFHSPKCWMFKDIGLNEWLLEFDETPVETMEETLLTIDADYPAALAKVKKAMEYVHQRQADTMKTVQQSMA
- a CDS encoding AraC family transcriptional regulator, with the translated sequence MKRTVKTTLEAPALPARNSSLAALLRDLVREEGFGGSALPEVRLMYSTETYPSAPVSYEPSIVIIAQGRKRGRLGNRVFTYDPSNYLVLSLPLPFECETIGTVEEPMLGMAVRVSPTTIAELLLDMDTPASYLEPTGHAIDAMPLTSEVHDAAVRLARCLRSPVEARILGPQIIREMTYWALRGGQGPALRALASPQSNFGQIARALRRMHLDYDQTLDVPSLAREAGMSVSTFHANFKAVTAYPPLRYLQTIRLHKAQVMMVNGVPVAEAANRVGYESPSQFSREFKRLFGGTPKEITSRSRVALSMFS
- a CDS encoding GDYXXLXY domain-containing protein, with the translated sequence MKNAVVILWALLLLGALNFLIWQKEKTVAEGRTVLLELAPRDPRSLMQGDYMVLRYKLASEIKEAPKASGLLVLKLDDRGVGTGLRLHQDGDLAADEQLLVYRDREGIQIGAESFFFQERQAKLYDNARYGELKVDPNGNSVLIGLRDKDLNLLGVPVIR
- a CDS encoding DUF2157 domain-containing protein; this encodes MSSDPLNEPIRLKTLLQWRREGLLTEDGFREAQKLLQPPAAWFTWLRLELALIGMALVLSGIVFFFAWNWQGMGRFEKLGLIQGALLLCVLTALKLGLRELGGRLMMLAAVVMTGVFLAVFGQIYQTGADAYQLFTGWAALTLIGVLATGFEGLWALWLVILQVGIVLFWSQVAGPAWKWTEDAALMSLAAVNLVALFVREWVNPPGSRAWLRTLLVAAVLVLFIIPALTFVFSGAGEHAYRVAYLPAWMLITAAGYLYFRFRRRDFTCVALVCANAAVFAVSVIGRGIVELDDDFAFFLLSIIVVAATAGLTVWLAHEYKSMKHLSR
- a CDS encoding alpha/beta hydrolase encodes the protein MMRRLIFLLPLFATTLGYAQLTSENNERLRQGLKKYPAADADKDGILTLEEARAYLAKNKKSEVVKPKRGSPRPDFAEVAYGEHERNRLDLYLAKGMQGPTPVVVLIHGGGFNHGDKSEWVNDKALQELLSQGVSCAAINYPFIEHMPIQDILHHCARSVQFLRSKADEWNLDKTRFAAMGESAGAGTSLWLATRDDLADRRSKDPVLRESSRLVCAVCNAPQATYDISRWEAFLGPSKPKYSTQGTEAAMFYHLASTQDFLTETGKAILRECDMLSWITKDDPPLLLGNSIVVKAPRNRGQWLHCIQHAREIRKKCEEGNVSCIVLQDQPEIKTDAAQFLLVNLFPSM